A genome region from Marinobacter panjinensis includes the following:
- a CDS encoding NADP-dependent oxidoreductase — MENTVDPNAGNAMRRVVYDRFGDADVLRVESSAIPEPGAEEVLFRLAGAGLNPIDWKTRKGLGFVARQIEDRLPWTPGFDAAGEVVAVGQDVTTLAPGDRVMGMVGFPAGGGGYSEYAVARADELAVVPEELDLVTAGALPLAALTAWQALFEVAELEAGQKVLIHAGAGGVGHFAVQFALERGAHVIATASASNRDFLAAFGVHEVIDYHTTDVVDECYGLDVVLDLVGGEAGKRSLHTLSEHGVLVTIPTVTADEIITAAEALGLRAHGMTVRPDVFHLDEIAELIEDGDVRVHIDETFTLDQVADAHRMLEGGHVRGKLVLDCRSR, encoded by the coding sequence ATGGAAAACACCGTTGATCCCAATGCTGGCAACGCCATGCGCCGAGTCGTCTATGACCGCTTTGGCGATGCCGACGTCCTCCGGGTTGAATCCTCCGCAATCCCGGAGCCGGGTGCCGAGGAAGTGCTGTTCAGGCTGGCCGGTGCCGGCCTGAATCCCATCGACTGGAAAACCCGCAAAGGGCTGGGATTCGTCGCCCGGCAGATTGAAGACCGCCTGCCCTGGACCCCGGGCTTTGACGCCGCCGGCGAAGTGGTTGCCGTAGGCCAGGATGTCACCACCCTGGCGCCCGGTGACCGGGTAATGGGCATGGTAGGGTTTCCTGCCGGCGGCGGGGGCTACTCTGAGTATGCCGTTGCCCGTGCCGACGAGCTGGCCGTTGTGCCGGAAGAGCTGGACCTGGTAACCGCTGGCGCCTTGCCCCTGGCCGCGCTGACCGCCTGGCAGGCGCTGTTCGAAGTGGCGGAACTGGAAGCGGGCCAGAAAGTACTGATTCACGCCGGCGCCGGCGGAGTGGGGCATTTTGCGGTCCAGTTTGCACTGGAACGGGGTGCCCATGTCATCGCGACTGCATCAGCAAGCAACCGCGATTTCCTGGCCGCCTTCGGTGTGCATGAGGTGATTGATTACCACACCACCGATGTGGTGGACGAATGCTACGGTCTGGACGTGGTGCTGGACCTGGTGGGTGGCGAGGCTGGCAAGCGTTCCCTGCATACCCTTAGCGAGCATGGCGTGCTGGTGACCATTCCCACGGTAACGGCCGACGAGATCATTACGGCAGCGGAAGCGCTGGGGCTAAGGGCCCACGGCATGACCGTCCGCCCTGATGTCTTTCACCTTGATGAGATCGCCGAACTGATCGAGGACGGCGACGTGCGGGTTCACATTGACGAGACCTTCACGCTGGATCAGGTGGCCGATGCGCACCGCATGCTGGAGGGCGGACACGTCAGGGGCAAACTGGTGCTCGACTGCCGTAGTCGCTGA
- a CDS encoding cation:proton antiporter, which translates to MTVSTVFLLACIGVLSLFCQWLAWRVRMPAILFLLAGGIAVGPLLGFLNPEQVFGDLLFPVISLAVAIILFEGSLTLRYEEIRGHGKMVRNLIPVGSVVTCFIGTLAARWILDVSWEVALLFGAISIVTGPTVIAPLLRSVRPDAKLANILRWEGIIIDPVGALLAVLVFEGIVSWGQGNVFGHSMYIFGKTLAVGFLLGAAAGWLNGIALRKHLLPQYLHNAGTLTFMLGVYALSNEMAHESGLLTVTVMGIWMANMKQVPIDAILEFKESLSVLLISALFIILAARVEFAAIAQLGWGLVVVLALLMLVARPVSIFLSAIGTSLNWRDKLFLSWIAPRGIVAAAVSALFAFQLQELGYESAGALVPLIFMLIIATVTLQSLTARPLAKLLGVAEPAAYGFLILGANPVARKIGLALKKLEVPVILADTNWENVKQARMEDLQVYFGNPVSEHASTHLDLTGIGNLLVISPYKHMNSLATYHFLDWFGKGSVLTLAEGDQDQKARHQTAEKIQMTRGLFGGVSYAKLASLASQGYSVKTTQLSDEFTFDDFLEKYDRQAMVLFVLDTRGHITPVKSMDAIKPEKDWTLVSLVPPQARKERKERDTGETPEPAPA; encoded by the coding sequence ATGACCGTCAGCACCGTTTTTCTACTTGCCTGCATTGGTGTGCTTTCCCTGTTCTGCCAGTGGCTCGCCTGGCGGGTTCGCATGCCGGCCATCCTGTTCCTGCTGGCCGGCGGTATCGCGGTAGGCCCGCTGCTCGGCTTTCTGAATCCGGAGCAGGTGTTCGGAGACCTGCTGTTCCCGGTCATTTCCCTGGCAGTGGCCATCATCCTGTTCGAGGGCAGCCTGACGCTCCGGTACGAAGAAATCCGTGGCCACGGCAAGATGGTTCGCAATCTGATTCCCGTCGGCTCTGTTGTCACCTGTTTTATCGGCACCCTGGCCGCACGCTGGATCCTGGATGTGTCCTGGGAGGTGGCGCTGCTGTTCGGTGCCATTTCCATCGTCACCGGACCAACGGTTATCGCTCCTCTGCTGCGATCCGTGCGGCCGGACGCCAAGCTCGCCAACATCCTGCGCTGGGAAGGCATTATCATCGACCCGGTGGGCGCCCTGCTGGCGGTTCTGGTATTCGAGGGCATCGTGTCCTGGGGCCAGGGCAATGTCTTCGGCCATTCCATGTACATCTTCGGCAAAACCCTGGCGGTGGGCTTCCTGCTTGGCGCCGCGGCAGGCTGGCTCAATGGCATTGCCCTGCGCAAGCACCTGTTACCCCAGTACCTGCATAACGCCGGCACCCTGACCTTCATGCTCGGCGTCTATGCCCTGTCCAATGAAATGGCCCACGAATCGGGCCTGCTGACGGTGACCGTGATGGGCATCTGGATGGCCAACATGAAGCAGGTTCCCATCGACGCCATTCTGGAATTCAAGGAATCCCTGAGTGTGCTGCTGATCTCGGCCCTGTTCATCATCCTCGCCGCACGGGTCGAGTTTGCCGCCATTGCCCAATTGGGCTGGGGCCTGGTGGTCGTGCTTGCGCTGCTGATGCTGGTGGCGCGCCCGGTGAGCATTTTTCTGTCGGCTATCGGCACCAGTCTCAACTGGCGCGACAAGCTGTTTCTGAGCTGGATTGCCCCCAGGGGCATCGTGGCCGCGGCGGTATCCGCCCTGTTCGCGTTCCAGTTACAGGAGCTGGGCTACGAGAGTGCCGGTGCCCTGGTACCCCTAATCTTCATGCTGATCATTGCCACCGTCACCCTGCAGAGCCTCACCGCGCGGCCGCTGGCCAAGCTGCTGGGGGTGGCCGAACCAGCCGCCTACGGCTTCCTGATCCTGGGCGCCAACCCGGTGGCTCGGAAAATCGGCCTGGCACTGAAAAAACTGGAGGTGCCGGTCATTCTGGCCGATACCAACTGGGAAAACGTCAAGCAGGCTCGAATGGAAGACCTGCAGGTGTACTTCGGCAACCCGGTATCCGAGCATGCGTCTACCCATCTTGACCTGACCGGCATTGGCAACCTGCTGGTGATATCCCCGTACAAGCATATGAATTCACTGGCCACCTATCACTTCCTGGACTGGTTCGGAAAGGGCTCGGTGTTGACACTGGCCGAGGGCGACCAGGACCAGAAAGCCAGGCACCAGACCGCCGAGAAAATCCAGATGACCCGGGGCCTGTTTGGCGGAGTGAGTTACGCCAAGCTCGCCAGCCTGGCCAGCCAGGGGTATTCGGTGAAAACCACCCAGCTCAGTGACGAGTTCACCTTTGACGACTTTCTGGAGAAATACGACCGCCAGGCCATGGTGCTGTTTGTGCTGGACACTCGTGGGCACATCACGCCTGTGAAAAGCATGGATGCCATCAAGCCCGAGAAAGACTGGACCCTGGTCAGCCTGGTACCGCCCCAGGCAAGAAAGGAGCGCAAGGAGCGGGATACCGGAGAAACCCCGGAACCGGCTCCGGCCTGA
- the tcdA gene encoding tRNA cyclic N6-threonylcarbamoyladenosine(37) synthase TcdA translates to MTGDDFHFRFGGIERLYGRRALERFRHAHIAIVGLGGVGSWAAEALARSGIGALTLIDMDDICVSNTNRQLHALTGQYGRTKTDAMAERLRGINPEADIRVHFGFLNTKNVSELITPEMSGVVDAIDSVKAKAALIAHCQRRKIPLICAGGAGGQMDPTQIRVSDLSKTTQDPLLAKVRNLLRREYGFSRNPKRRFGIEAVYSLEQLTYPAGDGEVCLQKPATEGPVRLDCASGFGAASPVTASFGFFAAARLLARLARKAESDTSVTSPADQQN, encoded by the coding sequence ATGACGGGTGACGATTTCCACTTCCGCTTCGGCGGCATTGAGCGGCTGTATGGCCGCAGGGCCCTGGAGCGTTTCCGTCACGCCCACATTGCCATTGTCGGCCTCGGCGGTGTCGGTTCCTGGGCCGCCGAGGCCCTGGCCCGCTCCGGTATCGGCGCGCTGACGCTGATCGACATGGACGACATCTGCGTTTCCAATACCAACCGTCAGCTCCACGCTCTGACAGGCCAGTATGGCCGTACCAAAACCGACGCCATGGCGGAACGCCTGCGGGGGATCAACCCGGAAGCCGATATCCGGGTCCACTTCGGGTTCCTGAACACCAAAAACGTCAGTGAACTGATCACCCCGGAGATGTCAGGGGTGGTTGACGCCATCGACAGTGTCAAAGCCAAGGCTGCGCTGATTGCTCACTGCCAGCGGCGGAAGATTCCGCTGATTTGTGCTGGCGGTGCCGGCGGCCAGATGGACCCGACCCAGATCCGCGTCAGCGACCTCAGCAAGACCACGCAGGATCCACTCCTGGCCAAGGTTCGTAATCTGCTGCGACGGGAGTATGGTTTCTCACGCAATCCCAAACGCCGCTTTGGAATCGAAGCCGTGTACTCGCTTGAACAGCTCACGTATCCTGCTGGGGACGGTGAGGTTTGCCTCCAGAAACCGGCCACCGAAGGCCCGGTGAGGCTGGATTGCGCCTCAGGATTTGGCGCCGCCAGCCCGGTGACCGCCAGTTTCGGTTTTTTTGCAGCAGCCCGGCTACTTGCCAGGCTCGCACGCAAGGCGGAATCCGACACCTCAGTAACCTCCCCTGCCGACCAACAGAACTAA
- a CDS encoding acyl-CoA dehydrogenase C-terminal domain-containing protein, producing MQYQAPANDLRFLLFDVLGADKLHELEKYADATPDLISAVIDEAGKLAAEVIQPTNQVGDRQGCQYNPETHDVTTPDGFREAYTKFVEGGWTALDAPLQYGGQGLPHTLKFVVDEMVCSTNLSLGMYPGLTHGAISALYAHGSDELKDTYLEKLISGQWTGTMCLTEPQCGTDLGLIRTRATPNDDGSYAIEGTKIWITGGEHDLVDNIVHLVLAKLPGAPDTTKGISLFVVPKVLPDSGERNPAFCGGLEHKMGIKGSATCVMNFEGAKGWLVGEPNDGMRAMFTMMNEARLMVGMQGLGLAEMAYQESLGFARERLQSRSLSGPRNPDGPADPIIVHPDVRRMLMRQKVLNEGMRALALFTGHKLDLSVAHGDESIRESADDLVQLLTPVVKAFLTDEGFNNANTGLQVLGGSGFTTDWPLEQLVRDGRIARIYEGTNGIQAMDLVGRKLSLKGGQLVRTLFAELTGYLKENPEAPHREELKGAIKSLESATMWIASHAPRDPEQAGAAATPYLRLMALTVIAYLWSRMAGVARAQLAAGEGNKPLLEGKLVSARFYFEKLLPEIQWLQQDIESGKESLMAFEDDHWAA from the coding sequence ATGCAATACCAGGCCCCGGCGAATGACCTTCGCTTTTTGCTGTTTGATGTCCTTGGCGCTGACAAGCTCCATGAACTGGAAAAGTACGCAGACGCCACCCCTGACCTGATTTCGGCAGTCATCGACGAGGCCGGAAAACTGGCAGCGGAAGTGATCCAGCCCACCAATCAGGTCGGTGACCGCCAGGGTTGCCAGTACAACCCGGAAACCCATGACGTTACTACTCCGGATGGCTTCCGTGAGGCCTACACCAAATTCGTCGAGGGCGGCTGGACGGCACTGGACGCACCGCTGCAATACGGCGGTCAGGGCCTGCCCCATACCCTGAAGTTCGTGGTGGATGAGATGGTGTGTTCCACCAACCTGTCCCTCGGCATGTACCCTGGCCTGACCCACGGTGCCATCAGCGCCCTCTATGCCCACGGTTCCGACGAACTGAAAGACACCTACCTGGAGAAACTGATTTCCGGCCAGTGGACCGGTACCATGTGCCTGACCGAGCCCCAGTGCGGTACTGACCTGGGGCTGATCCGTACCCGTGCCACACCCAATGATGATGGCTCCTACGCGATCGAAGGCACCAAGATCTGGATCACCGGTGGCGAACATGATCTGGTGGACAATATTGTGCATCTGGTACTGGCCAAGCTCCCCGGCGCGCCGGACACCACCAAAGGTATCTCCCTGTTCGTGGTGCCCAAGGTGCTGCCGGATTCCGGCGAGCGCAACCCCGCCTTCTGCGGTGGCCTGGAACACAAGATGGGCATCAAGGGTTCTGCCACCTGCGTGATGAACTTTGAGGGTGCCAAGGGCTGGCTGGTGGGCGAGCCCAACGACGGCATGCGCGCCATGTTCACCATGATGAACGAAGCCCGCCTGATGGTGGGTATGCAGGGCCTGGGTCTGGCCGAGATGGCCTACCAGGAAAGCCTGGGCTTTGCCCGCGAGCGTCTGCAGAGCCGTTCCCTGAGTGGCCCCAGGAACCCGGACGGCCCGGCGGACCCGATCATCGTGCACCCGGATGTGCGCCGCATGCTGATGCGCCAGAAGGTGCTTAATGAAGGCATGCGTGCCCTGGCCCTGTTTACCGGCCACAAGCTGGACCTGTCGGTGGCCCATGGCGATGAATCGATTCGAGAATCGGCGGATGACCTGGTTCAGCTGCTCACTCCGGTGGTGAAGGCTTTCCTCACGGACGAAGGCTTCAACAACGCCAACACCGGCCTGCAGGTGCTGGGCGGTTCCGGCTTCACCACGGACTGGCCACTGGAGCAACTGGTACGGGATGGTCGTATCGCCCGCATCTACGAAGGCACCAATGGCATCCAGGCAATGGACCTGGTGGGCCGCAAGCTCAGCCTCAAGGGCGGCCAGCTGGTACGTACCCTTTTTGCGGAACTGACCGGCTACCTCAAGGAAAACCCGGAAGCGCCTCACCGGGAGGAGCTGAAGGGTGCCATCAAGTCGCTGGAGTCGGCCACGATGTGGATCGCTAGCCATGCTCCCAGGGACCCGGAGCAGGCCGGAGCGGCCGCAACGCCTTACCTGCGCCTGATGGCACTGACCGTCATCGCCTACCTGTGGTCCCGCATGGCAGGCGTGGCGCGGGCGCAACTGGCTGCCGGCGAAGGCAACAAACCGCTCCTGGAAGGCAAACTGGTCTCGGCCCGCTTTTACTTCGAGAAGCTACTGCCGGAGATCCAGTGGCTACAGCAGGACATCGAGAGCGGAAAGGAGTCGCTCATGGCCTTCGAGGACGATCACTGGGCAGCGTGA
- a CDS encoding SDR family oxidoreductase translates to MKQVLIAGISGAIGHALAERLLERDSRVSVVGLCRNPSSVAFSDEQSDRISLIPWDAAEKDSARTAAEKLKEVVPEEAGLDTLIYAAGILHGPGVTPEKRLEDLDAEAFAHAFSVNATGFAMLVQAISPWLRHRRFKRIVAVSARVGSITDNGFGGWYAYRSSKAALNMLVRNLSIELPRKYRPLACVAVHPGTTLSPLSRPFARSLAQLQVHEPGETAENILNVAEGLTENDNGTFLSWDGSAIPW, encoded by the coding sequence ATGAAGCAGGTGTTGATTGCCGGAATATCCGGCGCTATTGGCCACGCCCTGGCCGAACGACTGTTGGAACGGGATTCCCGGGTTTCGGTTGTGGGGCTGTGCCGCAATCCATCATCGGTTGCTTTCAGCGACGAGCAGTCAGACCGGATCTCACTGATTCCGTGGGACGCAGCTGAAAAAGACAGTGCCCGGACAGCAGCAGAAAAACTCAAGGAGGTTGTGCCGGAAGAGGCGGGACTGGACACCTTGATCTATGCCGCGGGAATACTGCATGGCCCGGGGGTGACTCCGGAAAAGCGACTGGAGGATCTGGATGCAGAGGCTTTCGCCCATGCTTTTTCGGTGAACGCCACCGGTTTTGCCATGCTGGTTCAGGCCATCTCTCCCTGGCTACGTCATCGGCGCTTCAAACGTATAGTGGCGGTTTCTGCCAGGGTCGGTTCCATAACCGATAATGGGTTTGGTGGCTGGTATGCCTACCGAAGCTCCAAGGCGGCGCTCAATATGTTGGTGCGCAATCTGTCCATTGAATTGCCCAGGAAATACCGCCCGCTGGCCTGTGTAGCAGTGCATCCGGGAACCACATTGTCGCCACTGAGCAGGCCTTTTGCCCGTTCACTGGCGCAGCTACAGGTCCACGAGCCGGGAGAAACGGCGGAAAACATCCTGAATGTGGCAGAGGGTTTAACAGAGAACGATAACGGAACCTTCCTGAGTTGGGATGGTTCCGCTATTCCATGGTGA
- a CDS encoding ChrR family anti-sigma-E factor produces MTRHHPDTLTLMEYSAGNLSEPHALCIRLHLDQCPHCRSRADTLDSLGAVMMESQPQVGVSSDMFDSILSRIDSEPDMTEKYIQTQAKRMSPLQKLLGDNLNDLPWKRQLGDVSVLDISERFPGQSEQVVLQKLAAGGKAPVHTHRGNETTIVLQGAFADQKGVFNQWDFVVLNQEDEHKPVAVGCEDCITLSVLSAPVKLTGTFTRLLNPFIR; encoded by the coding sequence ATGACACGGCATCACCCAGACACGTTAACTCTGATGGAATACAGCGCGGGCAACCTCAGCGAGCCCCACGCGTTGTGCATTCGCCTTCATCTGGATCAGTGCCCTCACTGCCGCAGCCGCGCTGATACGCTCGACAGCCTGGGCGCGGTGATGATGGAAAGTCAGCCCCAGGTGGGTGTGTCATCGGACATGTTTGACTCCATCCTGTCGCGTATCGACAGTGAGCCGGACATGACCGAAAAGTACATCCAGACGCAGGCCAAACGCATGAGCCCGCTCCAGAAACTGTTGGGCGATAACCTGAACGACCTGCCCTGGAAGCGTCAACTGGGCGATGTCAGCGTACTGGACATCAGCGAACGGTTCCCGGGCCAGAGCGAGCAGGTTGTACTGCAGAAGCTGGCCGCTGGCGGCAAGGCCCCGGTTCACACCCACCGCGGCAACGAAACCACCATCGTCCTCCAGGGAGCCTTTGCAGACCAGAAAGGTGTGTTCAACCAGTGGGACTTTGTCGTTCTCAACCAGGAAGATGAACACAAGCCTGTCGCCGTTGGCTGTGAAGATTGCATTACGCTGTCGGTATTGAGTGCGCCGGTCAAACTCACCGGCACTTTCACCCGGTTGTTGAACCCTTTTATACGTTGA
- a CDS encoding sigma-70 family RNA polymerase sigma factor — translation MTTLDQKPARAEGRKDPWSQMLEKVGKNQDRQAYHALFEHFGPQIKYYAMANGLASHAEELVQEVFVSIWRRSCLYDWRKAAASTWIFTIARNQRIDMLRKMKRTSAEMPVETEDLWQIPGENDDEPVTSLHRLMSERRVRESLSQLPEEQITVIAKVYMESKSHQMVADELNIPLGTVKSRVRLALNKLKVILQDQNV, via the coding sequence GTGACCACACTGGATCAGAAGCCGGCACGGGCCGAGGGCCGCAAGGACCCCTGGAGCCAGATGCTCGAGAAGGTGGGCAAGAACCAGGACCGTCAGGCCTATCATGCCCTGTTCGAGCATTTTGGCCCGCAGATCAAGTACTACGCCATGGCTAACGGCCTGGCGAGTCATGCCGAAGAGCTGGTCCAGGAAGTGTTCGTGTCCATCTGGCGTCGTTCGTGTCTCTATGACTGGCGCAAGGCTGCCGCATCCACCTGGATCTTCACCATCGCCCGTAATCAGCGCATCGACATGCTGCGCAAGATGAAGCGCACCAGCGCAGAGATGCCGGTCGAGACCGAAGATCTGTGGCAGATTCCCGGCGAAAACGATGATGAGCCGGTTACATCGCTGCATCGCCTGATGTCCGAGCGCCGGGTGAGAGAATCTCTCAGCCAACTCCCGGAAGAACAGATCACCGTTATTGCCAAGGTTTACATGGAAAGCAAGTCACACCAGATGGTGGCCGACGAGCTTAATATACCGTTGGGTACCGTAAAAAGCCGGGTTCGCCTGGCATTGAACAAACTGAAAGTGATATTGCAGGACCAGAACGTATGA
- the speA gene encoding biosynthetic arginine decarboxylase has product MSEPTGSAAHEVYNIAHWSDGYIDVNARGEVLIRPDRGHSGEDINLPDLTRSLVSNGVQLPVLIRFTDILHDRVNKLCGAFNKVAEEQGYQGAYTAVYPIKVNQQRRVVEELLCAEPAARDNQIGLEAGSKPELMAVLALSQQPGSVIVCNGYKDREYIRLALIGQKLGHRVFIVVEKQSELPLILEQARRLGVTPLIGVRARLATIGKGNWQNTGGEKSKFGLSASQVLDVVETLRGAGALGSLQLLHFHLGSQIANIRDIQTGLRECARFYSELRQMGAPVGTVDIGGGLGVDYEGTRSRSSCSMNYSVQEYAYNVVHILQSECDRAGIPHPNLISESGRALTAHHSVLVTNVIDREVPDKRRPEQPVSDAPAPLQDLWRDLESLQDARSPRSLAEIYHDVLHAMADVHTQFAHGLLSLADRARAETLYTTCCRALRNQLNSDNRAHREIIDELNEKLAEKLFVNFSLFQSLPDVWGIDQIFPIMPINGLNRPLTRRAVIQDITCDSDGRIDRYVDGQGIETTFPLPEETPEEPMLMGFFMTGAYQEILGDMHNLFGDTHSVDVRRNAGGGHTVSEPIHGDTVARVLQYVNFEPAALLRAYQQKFAASGLPDDEQASLLEEFGSGLEGYTYLEE; this is encoded by the coding sequence ATGAGTGAACCAACCGGCAGTGCCGCCCACGAGGTGTACAACATCGCCCACTGGAGTGATGGTTATATCGATGTGAATGCCCGCGGTGAGGTGCTGATCCGGCCGGACCGGGGCCATAGTGGTGAGGACATCAACCTGCCCGACCTTACCCGCTCACTGGTCAGCAACGGGGTGCAGTTGCCGGTGCTGATCCGTTTCACCGACATCCTCCACGACCGGGTCAACAAGCTGTGCGGTGCCTTCAACAAAGTGGCTGAGGAACAGGGCTACCAGGGCGCTTACACGGCCGTCTATCCCATCAAGGTGAACCAGCAGCGGCGAGTGGTCGAGGAACTGCTATGTGCTGAACCCGCTGCCAGGGATAACCAGATCGGTCTTGAAGCGGGTAGCAAGCCGGAACTGATGGCGGTTCTGGCGTTATCTCAGCAGCCCGGGTCGGTCATCGTCTGCAACGGGTACAAGGACCGTGAATATATCCGTCTGGCGCTGATCGGACAAAAGCTGGGGCACCGGGTGTTTATCGTGGTGGAGAAGCAGTCCGAGCTGCCGCTGATTCTGGAGCAGGCCCGCCGTCTCGGAGTGACACCGTTGATTGGTGTTCGTGCACGACTGGCCACCATCGGAAAGGGGAACTGGCAGAATACCGGCGGGGAAAAGTCGAAATTCGGTCTTTCCGCCAGCCAGGTGCTGGATGTGGTTGAAACACTGCGCGGAGCCGGAGCTTTGGGATCCCTGCAGTTGCTGCATTTCCACCTGGGTTCGCAGATTGCCAATATCCGCGACATCCAGACCGGGCTGCGGGAATGCGCGCGCTTCTACAGCGAATTGCGCCAGATGGGTGCGCCGGTTGGCACAGTGGATATCGGCGGGGGCCTTGGTGTGGATTATGAAGGCACCCGGTCCCGCAGCAGTTGCTCCATGAACTACAGCGTGCAGGAGTATGCCTACAACGTGGTCCATATACTGCAGTCGGAGTGCGACCGGGCTGGCATCCCCCACCCCAACCTGATCAGCGAATCGGGCCGGGCGTTGACGGCTCACCATTCGGTGCTGGTCACCAACGTGATTGACCGCGAGGTGCCCGACAAGCGCAGGCCAGAGCAGCCGGTCAGTGACGCTCCGGCGCCGCTTCAGGACCTGTGGCGGGATCTGGAGAGCCTTCAGGATGCACGCTCCCCCCGCTCACTGGCGGAGATTTACCACGACGTACTCCATGCCATGGCGGACGTCCACACGCAGTTTGCTCATGGCCTGTTGTCATTGGCCGATCGCGCCAGGGCAGAAACGCTCTACACCACCTGTTGCCGGGCACTCCGGAACCAGCTGAACTCCGATAATCGCGCGCACCGGGAGATCATTGATGAGCTCAATGAGAAACTGGCGGAGAAGCTGTTTGTGAACTTCTCACTGTTCCAGTCGCTGCCGGATGTGTGGGGCATCGACCAGATTTTCCCGATCATGCCCATCAACGGGCTCAATCGCCCCCTGACCCGGCGCGCGGTTATTCAGGACATCACCTGTGACTCCGACGGGCGCATCGACCGCTACGTGGACGGCCAGGGTATCGAAACCACCTTCCCGCTACCGGAAGAGACGCCGGAGGAACCCATGCTGATGGGCTTTTTCATGACCGGGGCCTACCAGGAAATCCTCGGCGATATGCACAACCTGTTCGGTGACACTCATTCGGTGGACGTGCGACGCAACGCCGGCGGCGGCCACACCGTGAGCGAGCCGATCCACGGCGATACCGTGGCCAGGGTACTGCAGTACGTTAACTTTGAACCCGCTGCCCTGCTGAGGGCCTATCAGCAGAAGTTTGCCGCCAGCGGGCTGCCGGATGACGAACAGGCCAGCCTGCTGGAAGAGTTTGGCAGCGGTCTTGAGGGCTACACATACCTGGAGGAATAA
- the speE gene encoding polyamine aminopropyltransferase codes for MTALNDGWFTEVFQDQGTAFSLQVKKKLHEEQTEFQKLEIWETETFGNLMVLDGCVMLTSRDNFLYHEMMTHPALFTHKDPKKVVIVGGGDCGTLKEVLKHPGVEEAWQVEIDERVTRLSEQYFPELCESNTDPRANFFFGDGIQWVRDAVPESLDVIIIDSTDPVGPAEGLFALDFYRDCMIALREGGIIVQQSESPLLHTNTIIKTIHDDMKKAGFDHVRTLPFPQPVYPTGWWSCTMAGKEKPVVYFREEDADQRPFVTRYYNADIHRGALALPQFMVDVLEDEVMSSER; via the coding sequence ATGACTGCACTGAACGACGGCTGGTTTACCGAGGTATTCCAGGACCAGGGAACCGCATTTTCCCTGCAGGTAAAGAAGAAGCTGCACGAAGAACAGACCGAATTCCAGAAGCTGGAAATCTGGGAAACGGAAACCTTCGGCAACTTGATGGTGCTGGACGGCTGCGTGATGCTGACCAGCCGTGACAATTTCCTCTATCACGAAATGATGACCCATCCGGCCCTGTTCACTCACAAGGACCCGAAGAAGGTCGTTATTGTCGGCGGTGGTGACTGCGGCACTCTTAAAGAAGTCCTTAAACACCCGGGTGTGGAAGAAGCCTGGCAGGTGGAAATCGACGAGCGCGTCACCCGCCTTTCGGAACAGTACTTCCCCGAACTGTGCGAATCCAACACCGACCCCCGCGCCAACTTCTTCTTCGGCGACGGCATCCAGTGGGTTCGTGACGCCGTGCCTGAAAGCCTCGATGTCATCATCATCGACAGCACCGATCCTGTTGGACCTGCCGAGGGCCTGTTTGCGCTGGACTTCTACCGCGACTGCATGATTGCGCTGCGTGAGGGCGGCATCATCGTCCAGCAGAGCGAGTCGCCGCTGCTGCACACCAACACCATCATCAAGACTATCCACGACGACATGAAAAAGGCCGGGTTTGACCATGTGCGCACCCTGCCTTTTCCGCAGCCGGTTTATCCTACCGGGTGGTGGAGTTGCACTATGGCGGGGAAGGAAAAGCCGGTGGTTTACTTCCGTGAGGAAGATGCCGATCAGCGGCCGTTTGTGACTCGTTATTACAACGCTGATATCCATCGGGGGGCGCTGGCTTTGCCGCAGTTTA